CGATGATGAAAAGCGCATTCTCAATCAGATACGTGCTCACGCCTATCTATGCATATTCGGGCTCGTCGAGGAATTCATCCTCCCATTTGTGCTGGATCATGTTCGTCCTTCATTGGATCAGGACGATTATCGGGTCCGGGCCTTTCTACAGTTTGCAAGTGAAGAGGCGAAGCATATCCAGCTTTTTAAGAAGTTCAGCGAAGAATTTCAGGCGAGTTTCGGTTCGGAGTGTAAGGTTATCGGACCGCCGTCTGAGATCGCTAAAGCGGTTTTGGCCCATGAGCCGCTTTCGGTCGCACTTGCCATACTACATATAGAATGGATGACCCAGCGTCATTACATCGAGAGCATTCGCGACGACAACGACCTCGATCCGCAATTCAAGAGCCTACTCAAACACCACTGGCTTGAGGAAGCTCAGCACGCGAAACTCGACACGATGATGGTCGAATCGCTTTCGGCGGATATGGGGCCTGACAAGCTGCGGAGCGCCGTCGATGGCTATCTGGACATCGGCGGATTTCTGGACACCGGGGTGCGCAATCAAACGCTATTCGATCTCGAGGCATTCGAATCGGCAACCAAGCGCGTGCTCAATACTTCCGAACGCGAGGAATTTATCGAAAAACAGCATCAGGCCAACCGATGGACCTATTTGGGAACCGGAATGACCCATCCGAAGTTCATCGAGACGCTCGACGGTTTGGGTCGCGCGGAGCGTAAGAGAATTGAAGAGATCAGTTCGGTGTTTTGTTAACTTTCGTGCGGAGTGAAGGGCTTTCCCGGCGCTCCGCTTGTTCCCACAATTCGTGATCATAATAAGGAGAAACCAATATGCAGCAAACAGCAATTCAACAGAAGGCCTTAAATGGCGTAAACGTGACCGAGCTTTTCAACACGATCGGTGCGATTCAGGGTAACGCAGATATCGCCCGGTTCAACTTTCGGGCAACAAACAAATGGATCAACGGTGGATCGAACCAGACGACGATCGATTCTTATGACGGAGCATGTCAGACATTCAGCCGTGAAACACCGTTCGTAATTCAAAAGGACGAGCCGCCCGTCCTGCTAGGAACCGACACTGGAGCGAACCCGGTCGAATACGTACTTGCGGCTCTCGCCGGTTGTCTGACCACTAGCCTGGTTTATCATGCTGCGGCAAAAGGGATCAAGATCGACGAAGTTGAATCGACATACGAAGGCGACCTTGATCTACACGGATTTCTAGGCCTCGACGGGAATATCCGAAACGGATACAAAGATATAAGGGTATCGTTCAGGGTCAAAGGCGAAGCGTCGGACGATCAACTGCGCGAACTAGTAGAGATCGCCCAACAACGGTCGCCTGTTTTCGACATCGTAACAAATGGCGTGCCGGTGGTTGTCGGCCTTGCAGAGTAATGAACGAATCAGCAGCAACCTGCTGCTTTCCTTCGCTGAGGCCGTCAAGGCGAAATGCCTCGACGGCCTCAGCTGTCTGTATTCACTCCTGCTTTTTTCGTAAAAATCATGACTTCCGGTTCGTACACACCTCTCGATTGACAAAAAAACAGAAAAAAAATTGCAATCGCTGAATCCGATCTATCGCCAAGCACGAAAAATCAATCGTACGGTCAAAACGGCCGCGTCTGATCTGCCACGTCGGACGTCATCATTTGGCCCTTTCGACTGTTATTAACGCTCCAAGCTTACGAACAAGGGAAGGTAAAAAGCCGCTCGGATCCAAATGATCAAAGCGGCTTTTTTCTTTTCTGTGTCCGGATCAGCTCTTTCGCAGTTCGGTCAAAACCTGCTTTGCAACAGCTTTCAGCGTGTCAAAAACTCCGGTTCCGTTCATTGCGACTGCTTCGAACACCGGCTCTCCTTTCTTTCGCAATTCATACGAGAGATCCTCGGTTGGTATGACATTGGGCAAATCACGCTTGTTAAGCTGCAAAACGTATGGAAGCTGGTTTAGGTCGTATCCCTGTGTCTGCAAGTTCTCTTCAAGGTTGTACAATGATTCGATGTTCGCGTCCATACGCTCTTCCTGGCTGTCGGCGACAAAAACGACACCATCAACACCTTTGAGAATGAGCTTACGCGAAGCATCGTAGTAAACCTGTCCCGGGACGGTGTAAAGGTGAAATCGCGTCTTGAAGCCACGGACGGTACCGAGTTCCAACGGCATAAAGTCGAAGAACAGTGTCCGGTCCGTCTCGGTCGCGAGGCTTATCAGCTTACCTTTCGCCTGAGGAGCCGTCGAATCGTAGATATACTGCAGGTTCGTCGTCTTACCGCACAGTCCGGGACCGTAATAGACTATTTTGCAGTTTATCTCTCGTGATGCGTAATTGATGAAGGTCATGGCTTTACTTGGGGAATTCTATAACAATGTGTATCAGCTGAAAAGGCTATCGATGTCTTCGTCAGTGATCTCGGCAAACACGGAATTTGCACCGACATTGTATGCGGTCGACTCACGAACAGCCTCCTCCAGGATCGCTGCGACATCATGACTTGCCCGTTTTGTACGGAGCTTTACGAGGCCCAAGGTCGACCGTTCATCAAAGACGACCACAAGGAGGCTCCGGCCGATTACGCTGATAAAAATGCTCTCCTTTTCACCTTCATGAAAAACGGCAGGGAAAACGTCCTCGCCGATCAATTTTGCCATGCTGCTTGTAGCGGCGACATTGCCCGCAGCCAATGAAGAAAAGCTCGTGGTGTCCATGTCTCCGATATCGCCATGAAATGCGATCGTTTGCCCATCGCGGTCGACGAGAAAGACCACACGCCCGGCGCATTCAACGCAAAGGCGCGCAAGCACAGATTTGAGCTTTTGAAACTGTTGTTCGTGTAAGATGAAAGGCGACTGTGCCATCTGATGAACTAGTGGGGTCGAGAATTAGTCGTAAGATGAAGATGCGTCGGAATGTTGTGAATATTCGTTGGCGGGGCCCGTGGAATGAGCCGCAGATACAAAGTTAGCACATCAGGCATCGCGGTAACAAGACTTTTTTGCGGAAAATGGCGTGTTATTCGCGTTAGTCCATCGTTTCGATCAGATCACCTTGAACCGAACGGGCTAATCATTTAGATTCGGCTTAGATATGCTGACAGAGTACAGGCAGTTCGGGCCAAAGAGGGTGAATGTCGTAACGATCGGCGGCGGCACCGGTCTGAGCACTTTGCTTACCGGCCTCAAGACGTTCGTCGGGCCAGAAAGCCTCGCCGGCATTTCGATCCGCAACTTATCTGCGATCGTCGCGGTTTCTGATGACGGAGGAAGTTCCGGCCGGCTTCGTGACGAATTTCAAATGCCCCCGCCCGGCGACATCAGGAACTGCATGGTCGCACTTTCTGAAGATTCAATGCTGCTCTCGAAGCTGTTTCAGTACAGGTTCAGAGGCGAGGGTGATCTCGGAGGACACAGCTTTGGCAACTTGTTTCTGGCAGCACTTTCCGAGGTCACCGGTGATTTTGCCGAGGCGGTCCGGCTTTCATCGGAAATTCTTGCAAGTAAAGGACATATTTACCCTGCAACGGTATCAGACGTAAGGATCGCGGCTACGCTGACCGACGGGACTACCGTTCTCGGAGAAACGAACATCAGCCGTGTCGGCGGATCGATCAAACGGCTCTATCTCGACCCTGAAGAATGCATGCCAATGCCTGACGCACTTAGGGCGATCGGAGACGCGGACATCATTACCCTTGGTCCAGGTTCGCTCTATACAAGCTTACTTCCGCCGCTGCTTGTCCACGGGGTCGCTGAAGCGATAACCAGATCGCCTGCCGTAAAGGTTTTCATATGCAATCTGATGACACAGCCCGGCGAAACCGATGGGCTCTCAGCTTCGCGTCACATCGAGATAGTCAGTGAATACGTGCCGGCTCTAAAATTTGACATCGTAATAGCCAACAGGCAGCGCATTACCGAAGAGCAGGCATTCAAATATCGGCAGGACGGAGCGGAGCAGATCGGCATTGATACACACGGATTACTATCAGCGATCGGGACTGCTGAAACCCGCTACGACGATCTGCTCGACGACGGCGAGAAAGTTAGGCACAATCCCTACAAACTTGCGCGGGCGCTGCTTGAATGCCTGCACAAAAAATGAAACGAAATAGTGTCAAAACGACGGTATTCGAACTTTAACATTGTAACCAGGGAGTTGGGTTCGTGCCTCCCGCCGTTTCTGTGGCAAAATTTGGGTAATGGATGTGTCGACAGAGATCAATAAGAAACTGAACGTTCTTGTGCTTGCGGCCGGCCTAGGTACGCGCATGCGCTCGGATCGCGCTAAAGTGCTTCACGATCTCGATGGCCGGCCGCTCATAAGCCATGTCTGCCGAACCGCTGCTGCCTTGGCCCCCGACAAGATATTTGTGATCGTCGGACATCAGAGCGACGATGTCAGGGAAGCTGTCTTGAAGGAACTCGACGAAGACCAGGCGGAGTTTGTCTGGCAGCAAAAACAACTTGGCACGGGCGATGCAGTTAACGCGGCCCGAGAGTTCCTTTCTGATACAGACTCAACGCTTGTTGTTCTTTCAGGCGATGTGCCGATGATCCGGCACGAAACGCTTGCCGCCCTGATCCAACAGCATCGTGGACATCGGGGCCGCGGCGCTGCATGTACAGTGTTAACGGTCGTGCTGAAAGATCCGAGTGGTTATGGGCGTGTAATTCGCGATGCCGACGGTTTGTTCGAACGGATCGTCGAACAGAAAGACGCCACCGAACAGCAAAGAGAGATCCGCGAGATCAATGCCGGTATTTATTGCTTTGAATCGCGGAAACTCTTCGCTGCCCTTTCGCGGGTCAAGAACGACAACGCACAGGGAGAGTATTATCTGACCGACGTGCCGGCGCTTCTTCGTGAGGACAATGAGGATGTCGCCATATTTCAGCACACCGAACCGCGTGAGATCGAGGGCATCAACAATCGCGTTCAGCTTGCCGAACTTGAGAGGATCTTGAACAAACAGACGATTTCGCGATTGATGCTCGATTACGGCGTTTCGTTCATCGACCCAAGAAATACTCATGTCAGCTCTCAGGCTAGATTTGGCCGCGATACGGTCATTTATCCGAATGTAACGATCGAGGGCGAGTCCGAGATCGGCGACGGATGCGTGATCAGGCAAGGGACACGCGTCTCGAATTCTAAGATCGGTGACGGTGTTGAGATACTCGACAATTGCCTCATTACCGACTCTGAGATCGGCAATGGTTGCAAGGTCGGGCCGATGGCTCATCTTCGCGGAAAAGCCGTGATGAAGGACGGAGCAAAGGTCGGGAATTTTGTTGAGCTGAAGAAGACCGTTCTCGGACAGGGTTCGAAAGCAAATCATCTTGCGTACCTCGGCGATGCATCGATCGGCGAGAATTCGAATATCGGAGCCGGCACCATCACCTGTAATTATGACGGAAAAAAGAAGCACGAGACCCAGATCGGTGATAACGTCAAGATCGGCTCTGATACGATGCTCGTGGCACCGGTGAAAGTCGGGGACGGTGCAGTCACCGGCGCGGGGAGTGTGGTGACCAAGGATGTCGACGAAAACACTTTGGTTGTAGGTGCACCAGCCAGATCGATTCGAAAGCTTGGCTGACGCCGGACACCTACATCAACTGATCGGAATTAATCACTTATGTGCGGAATTGTTGGATATGTCGGGAATAAACAGGTCGTGCCGTTGATCATTGAGGGCCTTCGCAAGCTTGAGTATCGCGGATACGATTCGGCAGGTATTGCGGTCGTGGATGAGGATCATAATCTCTCACTTCGGCGTGCCGAGGGCAAACTCCGAAACCTTGAGGAGGCGATACGGCTAAATCCTCTTGACGGGAATTACGGCATCGGCCATACCCGTTGGGCGACGCACGGCCGCCCCACCGAAGAGAACGCACATCCCCACCGCGATCAATCGGGAAGGGTCGTTGTAGTGCATAACGGCATCATTGAAAACTACCTTTCGCTTAAGGAACGCCTTGCCGGCCTCGGAAGCGAATTTAAGACCGAGACCGACACTGAAGTAGTCGCTCATCTGATCGGTTTTTACATCAGCAACAATGGCCTATCGCTTGAAAAGGCGGTTCAAATGGCTGTCAAAGAGCTTCGGGGTATCTTCGCCTTGTCTATCATCTCGGTAGATGAACCAGACACCGTGATCGCCGTTCGCGAGGGTCCGCCAGTGGTCATCGGGCTTGGAGACGGCGAATTCTTTGTGGCGTCGGACATACCACCGATCCTTCAACATACGCGTGACGTGTTTTTCTTGGGTGATCGCGAGAT
The DNA window shown above is from Chloracidobacterium sp. and carries:
- a CDS encoding diiron oxygenase, producing the protein MSRYDYRETIVASRRVNWAIEDIIGGDKKLDFSRRFMPESLARVEGLAFLNDDEKRILNQIRAHAYLCIFGLVEEFILPFVLDHVRPSLDQDDYRVRAFLQFASEEAKHIQLFKKFSEEFQASFGSECKVIGPPSEIAKAVLAHEPLSVALAILHIEWMTQRHYIESIRDDNDLDPQFKSLLKHHWLEEAQHAKLDTMMVESLSADMGPDKLRSAVDGYLDIGGFLDTGVRNQTLFDLEAFESATKRVLNTSEREEFIEKQHQANRWTYLGTGMTHPKFIETLDGLGRAERKRIEEISSVFC
- a CDS encoding OsmC family protein — protein: MQQTAIQQKALNGVNVTELFNTIGAIQGNADIARFNFRATNKWINGGSNQTTIDSYDGACQTFSRETPFVIQKDEPPVLLGTDTGANPVEYVLAALAGCLTTSLVYHAAAKGIKIDEVESTYEGDLDLHGFLGLDGNIRNGYKDIRVSFRVKGEASDDQLRELVEIAQQRSPVFDIVTNGVPVVVGLAE
- a CDS encoding GTPase domain-containing protein produces the protein MTFINYASREINCKIVYYGPGLCGKTTNLQYIYDSTAPQAKGKLISLATETDRTLFFDFMPLELGTVRGFKTRFHLYTVPGQVYYDASRKLILKGVDGVVFVADSQEERMDANIESLYNLEENLQTQGYDLNQLPYVLQLNKRDLPNVIPTEDLSYELRKKGEPVFEAVAMNGTGVFDTLKAVAKQVLTELRKS
- a CDS encoding roadblock/LC7 domain-containing protein, yielding MAQSPFILHEQQFQKLKSVLARLCVECAGRVVFLVDRDGQTIAFHGDIGDMDTTSFSSLAAGNVAATSSMAKLIGEDVFPAVFHEGEKESIFISVIGRSLLVVVFDERSTLGLVKLRTKRASHDVAAILEEAVRESTAYNVGANSVFAEITDEDIDSLFS
- the yvcK gene encoding uridine diphosphate-N-acetylglucosamine-binding protein YvcK translates to MLTEYRQFGPKRVNVVTIGGGTGLSTLLTGLKTFVGPESLAGISIRNLSAIVAVSDDGGSSGRLRDEFQMPPPGDIRNCMVALSEDSMLLSKLFQYRFRGEGDLGGHSFGNLFLAALSEVTGDFAEAVRLSSEILASKGHIYPATVSDVRIAATLTDGTTVLGETNISRVGGSIKRLYLDPEECMPMPDALRAIGDADIITLGPGSLYTSLLPPLLVHGVAEAITRSPAVKVFICNLMTQPGETDGLSASRHIEIVSEYVPALKFDIVIANRQRITEEQAFKYRQDGAEQIGIDTHGLLSAIGTAETRYDDLLDDGEKVRHNPYKLARALLECLHKK
- the glmU gene encoding bifunctional UDP-N-acetylglucosamine diphosphorylase/glucosamine-1-phosphate N-acetyltransferase GlmU produces the protein MDVSTEINKKLNVLVLAAGLGTRMRSDRAKVLHDLDGRPLISHVCRTAAALAPDKIFVIVGHQSDDVREAVLKELDEDQAEFVWQQKQLGTGDAVNAAREFLSDTDSTLVVLSGDVPMIRHETLAALIQQHRGHRGRGAACTVLTVVLKDPSGYGRVIRDADGLFERIVEQKDATEQQREIREINAGIYCFESRKLFAALSRVKNDNAQGEYYLTDVPALLREDNEDVAIFQHTEPREIEGINNRVQLAELERILNKQTISRLMLDYGVSFIDPRNTHVSSQARFGRDTVIYPNVTIEGESEIGDGCVIRQGTRVSNSKIGDGVEILDNCLITDSEIGNGCKVGPMAHLRGKAVMKDGAKVGNFVELKKTVLGQGSKANHLAYLGDASIGENSNIGAGTITCNYDGKKKHETQIGDNVKIGSDTMLVAPVKVGDGAVTGAGSVVTKDVDENTLVVGAPARSIRKLG